A part of Armatimonadota bacterium genomic DNA contains:
- a CDS encoding response regulator → MTILIVDDETAIIETLENKFRKEGFTTFTAETAEDAMRLYKRVKPNLVILDIMLPNRSGHDFCKAVRREHQTPIIFVSARASEEDRIKGLEMGADDYVVKPFNMTELVARVRAILRRSGGEAIQEVVERGDLRIDPRTHEATLDGKLLTLSPKEFALLLFLAKNAGQVFSREALLDRIWGKDAYVTSRTVDVHVRWLRMRLATSQEAADRIVTVRGVGYKFVG, encoded by the coding sequence ATGACAATCCTGATCGTCGATGACGAAACCGCGATCATTGAGACACTGGAAAACAAGTTCCGGAAGGAAGGATTCACCACGTTTACGGCGGAGACCGCCGAAGATGCGATGCGCCTGTATAAGCGCGTGAAGCCAAACCTGGTCATCCTCGATATCATGTTGCCCAACCGAAGCGGCCACGATTTCTGCAAGGCCGTGCGGCGCGAACACCAAACGCCGATCATCTTCGTCTCGGCCCGCGCCTCGGAAGAGGATCGCATCAAGGGCTTGGAGATGGGCGCCGACGACTATGTCGTAAAGCCGTTCAATATGACCGAATTGGTGGCCCGCGTGCGGGCAATCCTGCGCCGATCCGGCGGCGAAGCGATTCAAGAAGTCGTCGAACGGGGCGACCTCCGAATTGATCCACGAACGCACGAAGCGACCCTGGACGGCAAACTGCTCACCCTTTCGCCGAAGGAGTTCGCCCTTCTGCTGTTTTTGGCCAAGAACGCCGGTCAGGTGTTCTCTCGTGAGGCGTTGCTAGACCGCATCTGGGGCAAGGACGCGTACGTGACGAGCCGAACGGTGGACGTGCATGTACGATGGCTCCGCATGCGATTGGCGACCTCGCAAGAGGCGGCGGATCGGATCGTAACGGTACGCGGCGTGGGTTATAAGTTCGTCGGCTAA